In Peromyscus maniculatus bairdii isolate BWxNUB_F1_BW_parent chromosome 21, HU_Pman_BW_mat_3.1, whole genome shotgun sequence, one DNA window encodes the following:
- the Sapcd1 gene encoding suppressor APC domain-containing protein 1, protein MGSPGPGGPPLVQAPYTVLLLPLETSRQDPGAQSFFLWLQKMQALEREQDALWQGLELLEHGQAWFADHLRESQRRQLHLGALGEDFLMSFDSEADSPQLTQIQKVNACLQSLVQKELSKQHEEVTQSKGEVAQPGCPQGQRGPTRV, encoded by the exons ATGGGGAGCCCAGGTCCTGGTGGGCCACCCCTGGTGCAAGCACCCTACACTGTTCTGCTGCTGCCACTGGAGACGAGCCGCCAGGACCCAGGGGCCCAGAGCTTCTTCCTCTGG CTGCAGAAGATGCAGGCTCTGGAGAGGGAACAGGATGCTCTGTGGCAAGGCCTGGAGCTGCTGGAGCATGGCCAAGCCTGGTTTGCAGACCACCTAAGGGAGTCACAGCGACGACAGCTGCATCTGGGGGCCCTTGGTGAG GATTTCCTAATGAGCTTCGACTCAGAGGCTGACTCCCCACAGCTAACCCAGATTCAAAAGGTGAACGCTTGTTTGCAAAGTCTGGTTCAGAAG GAGTTGTCAAAGCAGCATGAAGAAGTCACCCAGTCCAagggagaggtggctcagccaggcTGCCCCCAGGGGCAGAGGGGCCCGACCCGCGTGTGA
- the Vwa7 gene encoding von Willebrand factor A domain-containing protein 7 translates to MFPVEVPLSHLGPPILLLLQLLLPPTSAFFPNIWSLLAAPGSVTHQDLTEEAALNVTLQLFLERPPPGRPRLRLEDFRGRTLLADDIFAAYFGPGSPSRRFRAALGEVSRANAAQDFLPASRNNPDLHFDSERLVQGRTLLVGALRETLVAARAFQHALARQRLGAALHALQDFYSHSNWVELGERQPHPHLLWPRRELRSLAQVGDPTCSDCEELSCPGNMLDFTLLTSGYFGMHPPKPPGKCSHGGHFDQSSSQPPRGGINKDSTSPSFSPHHMLHLQAVEVALLASIEAFSLLRSRLGDRGFSRLLDITPASSLSFVLDTTGSMGEEINAAKVQARRIVEQRQGSPMEPVFYVLVPFHDPGFGPVFTTSDPDSFWQKLNEIHALGGGDEPEMCLSALELALLHTPPLSDIFVFTDASPKDAFLTNRVESLTRERRCRVTFLVTEDPSRVQGRARREVLSPLRFEPYEAIALASGGEVIFTKDQHIQDVAAIVGESLAGGWVTLPLEPRVFIPGETCVFAVDRLLRQVTVRMHGDISSFWIKNPAGVSQGPEEGTGPLGHTRRFGQFWTVTMTDPPQTGSWEIQIAAEGIPRVRVQAQTSLDFLFHFGIAMEDGPHPGLYPLTQPVAGLQTQLLVEVTGLVSRQNPEEGRPHFSHAVLRRVPEGTHLSRVPLEPVGPPERGLLAASLPPTLLSVPAPFSLELVGQDGGGQGLRRTAPQPCPVAPVLLELSGPPSFLAPGSKAPLSLHIASFSGPQDLDLRTSVNPSFSLTSNLSRAHLGQNESAWGRLWLEVPDSAAPDSVVMVTVTAVGQGASAVPPTHAFLRLLVLARSSQDQPETPAHSADRGRPPATPASLPPTLVTQDRAGGGVVDRAWWGTVGGVLFLLGCSSW, encoded by the exons ATGTTCCCTGTGGAGGTACCCCTGTCCCACCTGGGCCCCCCAATACTGCTTCTGCTTCAGCTGCTGTTGCCCCCAACATCTGCCTTCTTTCCCAACATCTGGAGCCTCCTGGCTGCCCCTGGCTCTGTCACTCACCAAGACCTGACTGAGGAGGCTGCACTCAATGTCACCCTCCAGCTCTTTCTGGAGCGGCCACCCCCAGGCCGACCACGCCTTCGCCTGGAGGACTTCAGG GGCCGGACCCTCCTTGCCGATGACATCTTTGCGGCCTACTTTGGACCTGGTTCGCCTTCCCGGCGGTTTAGAGCAGCTTTAGGAGAGGTGTCTCGTGCCAATGCAGCCCAAGACTTCCTGCCGGCTTCCAGGAACAACCCTGACCTGCACTTTGATTCTGAGCGGCTGGTCCAGGGGCGCACTCTCCTGGTGGGGGCTCTTCGGGAGACCCTGGTGGCCGCCAGAGCCTTCCAGCATGCTTTGGCCCGCCAGCGCCTCGGGGCTGCGCTTCATGCCCTGCAG GATTTCTATAGCCACAGCAACTGGGTGGAGTTGGGGGAGCGGCAaccccaccctcacctcctcTGGCCACGGCGGGAGCTCCGGAGCCTGGCACAAG TGGGTGACCCTACCTGCTCTGACTGTGAGGAGCTGAGCTGCCCTGGGAATATGCTGGACTTCACACTGCTCACCTCCGGTTACTTTGGAATGCATCCCCCCAAACCTCCAG GGAAATGTAGCCATGGGGGCCATTTTGACCAGAGCAGCTCCCAGCCGCCCCGGGGAGGCATCAACAAGGACAGCACATCCCCAAGCTTCTCCCCGCACCACATGCTGCACCTCCAGGCTGTGGAAGtggctctcctggcctccatcgAGGCCTTCAGCCTCCTGCGAAGCCGCCTGGGAGACAGGGGTTTCTCCAG GCTGCTGGACATCACACCAGCCTCCAGCCTGAGCTTTGTCCTGGACACCACAGGCAGCATGGGCGAGGAAATCAATGCAGCCAAGGTCCAGGCTCGCCGCATCGTGGAGCAGCGGCAGGGCAGCCCCATGGAGCCTGTGTTCTATGTCCTGGTGCCCTTCCATGACCCAG GGTTCGGCCCCGTCTTTACAACCAGTGACCCCGACAGCTTCTGGCAGAAACTCAACGAGATCCACGCCTTGGGGGGCGGAGATGAGCCTGAGATGTGCCTGTCCGCCCTGGAG ctGGCCCTGCTGCACACACCTCCTCTCTCAGACATCTTTGTCTTCACTGACGCCTCCCCCAAGGATGCCTTTCTTACCAACCGAGTGGAATCCCTGACTCGGGAGCGGCGCTGCAGG GTGACATTCCTAGTGACTGAAGACCCGTCGAGGGTTCAGGGGCGAGCACGGCGAGAGGTCTTGTCTCCTTTGCGTTTCGAACCCTATGAAGCCATCGCCCTGGCCTCAGGAGGAGAGGTGATCTTCACCAAAGACCAGCACATTCAGGACGTGGCAGCCATTGTTGGAGAGAGCCTGGCTGGTGGTTGG GTGACTCTTCCCCTGGAGCCTCGTGTCTTCATCCCTGGGGAGACTTGTGTGTTTGCTGTGGACAGGCTGCTCCGGCAGGTCACAGTCCGGATGCACGGGGACATCAGCAGCTTCTGGATCAAGAACCCTGCAG GGGTGTCCCAGGGCCCAGAGGAAGGCACAGGTCCTCTGGGTCACACTCGTCGCTTTGGACAGTTCTGGACAGTGACCATGACTGACCCCCCTCAGACAGGGTCTTGGGAGATCCAGATAGCCGCTGAGGGGATTCCCCGGGTGAGAGTGCAAG CCCAGACTTCCCTGGACTTCCTCTTTCACTTTGGGATCGCCATGGAGGATGGACCCCACCCTGGCCTCTACCCCCTGACTCAGCCAGTTGCAG GTCTGCAGACCCAGCTGCTGGTGGAAGTGACGGGGCTCGTCTCTAGACAGAACCCTGAGGAAGGCCGGCCACACTTTTCCCACGCTGTCCTTCGGAGGGTCCCGGAGGGCACTCATCTGAGCCGGGTGCCCTTGGAGCCGGTGGGACCCCCTGAGCGGGGTCTGCTCGCGGCCTCACTGCCGCCCACACTGCTCTCGGTCCCTGCACCCTTCTCTCTGGAGCTGGTTGGCCAGGATGGAGGGGGACAGGGTCTGCGCAGGACGGCCCCCCAGCCTTGCCCTGTGGCTCCAGTGCTTCTGGAG CTCAGTGGCCCGCCAAGTTTCTTGGCCCCGGGCAGCAAGGCTCCTCTCAGCCTGCACATCGCCAGCTTCTCTGGCCCCCAGGATCTTGATCTTAGGACGTCCGTCAACCCTAGCTTCTCCCTCACCTCCAACCTCTCCAG GGCCCACCTGGGACAGAATGAGTCTGCCTGGGGACGCCTGTGGTTGGAGGTCCCCGATTCAGCAGCCCCCGACAGTGTGGTGATGGTGACTGTGACCGCGGTGGGTCAAGGAGCCAGCGCAGTGCCCCCGACCCATGCCTTCCTCCGGCTCCTGGTGCTGGCCCGGTCCTCACAG GATCAGCCGGAGACCCCTGCCCACTCTGCCGACCGAGGGCGCCCTCCAGCCACCCCAGCCTCGCTTCCTCCCACTTTGGTGACTCAGgacagagctgggggaggggtggtcgACAGAGCCTGGTGGGGAACAGTTGGAGGGGTGCTCTTCCTGCTAGGTTGCTCTTCCTGGTAG